A window of the Rhizobium sp. N324 genome harbors these coding sequences:
- a CDS encoding carbohydrate ABC transporter permease, translating into MNAVSFDRMSTPPSGLIANRPRRLTWARLVSNSTALLLALFFSLPMLWLILASVDHSATNQLKLPELTAEHYWVAVQADNLAALANSLLLSTVATVVGTTAAFVAAYVFSKHNIPFKNPLLLTILFLSGVPISILIVPVYKMFTILGWLSIVPTGILLGVTAIPFQIYQLKNFIDAIPPELEEAAALEQATTLQILYRVILPLTKPGLASSAIFGFVNAWGNFLMPVVLINSLADQPAPVHLFGFMGSNSIDYGAIAAYSLIYSLPVIVLFLGMSHQFKAGFSLGGAVK; encoded by the coding sequence ATGAACGCAGTCTCATTCGACCGTATGTCAACCCCGCCGTCCGGGTTGATCGCAAACAGGCCAAGACGCCTGACGTGGGCCCGGCTTGTCAGCAACTCGACCGCGCTCCTTCTAGCGCTTTTTTTCTCGCTGCCCATGCTTTGGCTGATCCTTGCTTCCGTCGATCATAGTGCGACGAACCAGCTAAAGCTGCCGGAATTGACGGCAGAACATTATTGGGTCGCGGTTCAAGCAGACAATCTTGCAGCGCTCGCAAACAGCCTCCTCCTGTCGACGGTTGCGACGGTGGTGGGCACGACCGCTGCGTTCGTCGCCGCCTATGTGTTTTCAAAACACAATATCCCCTTCAAGAATCCGCTTCTGCTGACCATCTTGTTTCTCTCGGGCGTGCCGATCTCAATCCTGATCGTCCCTGTCTACAAGATGTTCACCATACTCGGTTGGCTGTCCATCGTGCCGACCGGGATATTGCTGGGCGTGACGGCAATCCCGTTTCAGATCTATCAGTTGAAGAACTTTATTGATGCAATACCACCGGAGCTCGAGGAGGCGGCCGCACTTGAACAGGCGACAACCCTTCAGATTCTCTACCGAGTCATTCTTCCCTTGACGAAACCCGGCCTCGCATCATCGGCAATTTTTGGTTTCGTCAACGCATGGGGCAATTTCCTCATGCCGGTCGTGCTGATCAACAGCCTTGCGGACCAACCCGCTCCCGTTCATCTCTTCGGGTTCATGGGTTCCAACTCTATCGATTACGGAGCGATCGCCGCATATTCCCTCATTTACTCTCTTCCGGTCATTGTCTTGTTTCTGGGGATGTCTCATCAGTTCAAGGCTGGCTTCTCTTTGGGAGGAGCCGTTAAGTAA
- a CDS encoding carbohydrate kinase family protein: MSATFDFSCVGFYTFDALCRPVAEIPPGGQTLFVEDFTLAVSGAAGSAAIVAAKYGLKVQAVGGVGYDDMGDWVRAKLQTFGIDTTMMRRYEGYSTSSSIVTTRPNGQRPALHKRGATDAFFVSDSEIDRVLDTKILHVGGVGLMNRMDDSGRTAEIMAEARRRGVITTLDVFASTPDDLPKVEALLPYTDYFLPSEEEAQALSGLAHNKDLADFLLSRGAKCVILTLGAAGAYYHDEAGLEFHSPAFQVDVKCTCGCGDCFNGGFASGLVKGLSPRDAVELGQASSALNATGLGSQAGVANYDATRAFIKATPRRELRYDIVA; the protein is encoded by the coding sequence ATGTCGGCGACCTTTGATTTCAGCTGCGTCGGCTTTTACACTTTCGATGCTCTCTGCCGACCGGTGGCGGAAATCCCGCCAGGGGGGCAAACCCTTTTCGTCGAAGACTTCACCCTGGCCGTATCCGGCGCGGCCGGTTCCGCGGCGATTGTGGCTGCCAAGTACGGCCTCAAGGTGCAAGCGGTTGGCGGCGTGGGCTACGATGACATGGGCGACTGGGTCCGTGCGAAGCTCCAGACTTTCGGCATAGACACCACGATGATGCGGCGCTACGAGGGCTACTCAACATCCTCCTCAATCGTGACGACAAGGCCGAACGGTCAGCGACCGGCACTTCACAAGCGCGGTGCGACCGATGCGTTTTTTGTATCAGACTCGGAAATAGATCGCGTTTTAGACACCAAAATCCTGCACGTGGGTGGGGTCGGTCTGATGAACCGGATGGATGACTCCGGCCGTACCGCGGAAATCATGGCGGAAGCGCGCCGTCGAGGCGTGATAACAACGCTTGACGTCTTCGCTTCAACGCCGGACGACCTTCCCAAAGTCGAAGCTCTCTTGCCTTACACGGATTACTTCCTGCCCTCTGAAGAGGAAGCGCAGGCACTTTCTGGATTGGCCCACAACAAGGATTTGGCGGATTTCCTTCTCAGCAGAGGGGCGAAGTGTGTCATTCTGACTTTGGGCGCAGCGGGCGCCTACTATCATGATGAGGCAGGCTTGGAGTTCCACTCGCCGGCGTTCCAGGTCGATGTAAAGTGCACATGCGGGTGCGGCGATTGCTTCAATGGCGGTTTCGCGAGCGGCTTGGTAAAAGGACTGTCGCCTCGAGATGCAGTCGAACTCGGCCAGGCATCCTCCGCATTGAATGCCACGGGTTTGGGAAGTCAGGCTGGCGTGGCCAACTATGATGCGACTCGTGCATTTATTAAGGCGACACCCAGACGCGAATTGCGATATGATATTGTGGCCTAA
- a CDS encoding carbohydrate ABC transporter permease, with amino-acid sequence MASIRKSGGESFLLRYIILGAWALVCLVPIIWFLTIGFRPRTEIIVPRPIYWPTWSLDAWRLLVSDWPIASYLRNSVVAVAGSVVIDLLLAIPAAFALARYEFRGREDIGFYILSTRMMAPAIVAVPIFFLFKNMGLLDSVWALMLIYAAINLSLVTWIIRSYMLDIPKELEDAARTDGAGDLTILWEIMIPACLPGIITAAVIAAIFAINEFLFTLLIASTSKAYTMSVALANFTGGSDGVIYNAIALVSFLAFAPILILVVLIQKHLSRGLTMGAVKG; translated from the coding sequence ATGGCTAGTATTCGAAAAAGCGGCGGCGAAAGCTTCCTTCTTCGCTACATCATACTTGGCGCCTGGGCCCTTGTTTGCCTTGTTCCGATCATCTGGTTCCTCACAATAGGGTTCAGACCAAGAACTGAAATCATCGTCCCAAGGCCGATCTACTGGCCGACATGGAGTTTGGACGCTTGGCGCCTGCTCGTCAGCGATTGGCCGATAGCTTCGTATCTGCGAAATTCGGTCGTTGCAGTGGCGGGCTCTGTCGTCATTGATCTGCTGCTGGCTATTCCCGCAGCCTTCGCGCTGGCTCGCTATGAGTTCCGTGGCCGAGAGGACATCGGCTTCTACATCCTGTCCACGCGTATGATGGCGCCGGCCATCGTTGCGGTGCCCATCTTCTTTCTGTTCAAAAATATGGGTTTGCTGGATTCCGTCTGGGCTTTGATGCTCATTTACGCGGCCATCAATCTCAGCCTCGTCACCTGGATCATTCGCAGCTACATGCTGGATATTCCGAAGGAGTTGGAGGACGCGGCACGCACCGATGGCGCCGGGGACTTGACCATTCTTTGGGAAATCATGATCCCGGCTTGCCTGCCCGGCATTATCACCGCTGCGGTCATAGCGGCTATCTTCGCAATCAACGAATTCTTGTTCACCCTTCTCATCGCGTCGACCTCAAAGGCTTACACGATGTCCGTTGCCCTCGCCAACTTCACAGGCGGCTCCGATGGGGTGATCTACAACGCAATCGCACTCGTCTCGTTCCTCGCATTCGCTCCGATCTTGATCCTCGTTGTCCTGATCCAGAAGCATCTGTCGCGCGGCCTAACGATGGGCGCAGTGAAAGGATAA
- a CDS encoding carbohydrate ABC transporter permease: MSSAPAIGTDPAHAGSAGPSQRRERLDKPRVETISFVLLAPSAFLLVVLFLGPVFYAIYLGFTNLQLIGIHAINYRFTGLGNVAFMLGDAVFYKSLWLTVVFVVGSGAIATTLLGLVLAIALQDCIAPVRWISSATAILAWTLPPTTIAFLWMATSTLSGLIAMLAGNMRLDLLYQHAMVVVSTANAWSLAGLAMTMFSAALRNIPGDLMEAAELEGASAVQTLMRITLPMLKPTIVTCALLMMLMTFGNFTLIYLMTGGGPGNETNILPVYTYLQGFKFHNLGYAALLGNVMVLLSACLGGLFVWATRSRR, encoded by the coding sequence GTGAGTTCGGCACCTGCAATAGGCACTGATCCGGCGCACGCCGGATCAGCCGGGCCATCGCAAAGACGCGAGCGGCTGGACAAGCCTCGCGTCGAAACGATCAGCTTCGTCCTGCTGGCACCCTCGGCATTCCTCCTGGTCGTTCTTTTTCTGGGGCCGGTCTTCTACGCGATCTACCTTGGCTTCACCAATCTGCAACTGATCGGTATTCACGCGATCAATTACCGCTTCACGGGCCTTGGCAACGTCGCCTTCATGTTGGGCGACGCCGTCTTTTACAAATCTCTGTGGTTGACCGTCGTTTTTGTGGTCGGATCGGGGGCAATAGCCACAACTTTACTGGGGCTAGTACTCGCCATTGCACTTCAAGACTGTATCGCGCCGGTACGGTGGATCAGCAGCGCAACCGCGATCCTTGCCTGGACTCTGCCGCCGACGACGATTGCGTTTCTCTGGATGGCGACGAGCACCCTGTCGGGCCTGATTGCGATGCTGGCGGGCAACATGCGGCTGGATCTCCTTTATCAGCACGCCATGGTGGTCGTATCGACAGCCAATGCCTGGTCGCTGGCGGGATTGGCAATGACCATGTTTTCGGCCGCGCTGCGCAATATCCCTGGCGATCTTATGGAAGCAGCTGAGCTCGAGGGCGCCTCGGCGGTTCAAACGTTGATGCGCATAACATTGCCCATGTTGAAGCCGACGATCGTAACATGCGCGCTGCTGATGATGTTGATGACCTTCGGCAACTTCACTCTCATTTATCTGATGACGGGCGGAGGGCCGGGCAACGAGACAAATATCCTTCCGGTTTATACCTATCTTCAGGGCTTTAAATTCCACAACCTCGGCTATGCCGCCCTTCTCGGCAACGTCATGGTGCTGCTCTCGGCATGCCTCGGCGGCCTATTCGTTTGGGCAACACGGTCGCGCCGCTAG
- a CDS encoding thiamine phosphate synthase, with translation MKLDPFYLIVDSAKWIERLVPLGVKLVQLRVKDRSDSALREEIRRSKVACLAAGCRLVVNDHWKLAIDEGCDFVHLGQEDLMAADMTAIRRAGLKLGLSTHNISELETALAVEPDYVALGPVWPTVLKEMKWGPQGVERIAEWRRRAGRTPLVAIGGITVERAPLVFEKGADSAAVVTDIVRSPNPEARTRQWLAATAPLRSAR, from the coding sequence ATGAAACTTGATCCCTTCTATCTCATCGTCGACAGCGCCAAATGGATCGAGCGTCTCGTGCCGCTTGGCGTCAAACTCGTCCAACTGCGCGTCAAGGACCGTTCAGACTCCGCGCTTCGCGAGGAGATACGCCGTTCGAAGGTCGCCTGTTTGGCAGCGGGCTGCCGATTGGTCGTCAATGATCACTGGAAGCTGGCAATCGACGAGGGATGCGATTTCGTTCATCTCGGGCAGGAAGACCTGATGGCCGCCGATATGACAGCCATCCGCCGTGCCGGCCTGAAGCTCGGCCTTTCGACCCACAACATATCGGAGCTGGAAACTGCGCTGGCGGTTGAGCCGGACTACGTCGCGCTCGGACCGGTGTGGCCCACGGTCCTCAAAGAGATGAAATGGGGGCCGCAAGGCGTCGAGCGCATCGCGGAGTGGCGGCGGCGCGCCGGGCGAACACCGCTCGTCGCCATCGGCGGCATCACGGTCGAGCGCGCGCCGCTGGTGTTCGAAAAAGGTGCAGACAGCGCTGCCGTGGTCACCGATATTGTTCGCAGCCCCAATCCCGAGGCCCGCACGCGTCAATGGCTGGCCGCGACCGCGCCTTTAAGGTCAGCGAGATGA
- a CDS encoding LysR family transcriptional regulator, with protein sequence MVDWEDVRHFLAVAQSETLSGAARSLKVDHATVSRRLAALEAALDVRLVDRLPRSCRLTATGTQVFERALEMEAGAHAIARLAKAAYAPLAGRVTLSAPPVLVTHLLADHLPRFRREYPEIRLSLSAQGRRVSLSRREADVAVRFVQPDEASSVARKIGTMAFGLYAHRSYAHLSAPEHWEFIAWDQTYADTPAQSWLLGIAGDRPVVCELTHSSEHLIAVRAGVGVAGLPCFIGERDRDLVRIGEHIPSFARDIWLMVHRDLRNAPTIRAAMDFVAATISEDQYLSLRRQSSEQIL encoded by the coding sequence ATGGTCGATTGGGAAGATGTCCGGCATTTCCTAGCTGTGGCGCAGAGCGAAACGCTCTCCGGCGCTGCCCGCAGCCTCAAAGTGGATCACGCGACAGTCAGTCGACGGCTTGCCGCTCTTGAGGCCGCCCTGGACGTGCGGCTCGTGGACCGCCTGCCGCGGTCCTGCCGCCTCACAGCGACAGGAACACAGGTGTTCGAGCGGGCCCTGGAGATGGAAGCGGGTGCTCACGCCATTGCCCGCTTGGCGAAGGCTGCATACGCTCCACTTGCCGGTCGAGTCACTCTGAGCGCGCCGCCTGTTCTCGTTACGCATCTTCTGGCCGACCATCTGCCACGTTTCAGGAGGGAATATCCGGAGATCCGGCTTTCGCTCTCGGCACAGGGCAGGCGGGTTTCACTCAGCCGCCGCGAAGCCGATGTCGCCGTGCGGTTCGTGCAGCCTGATGAGGCAAGCAGCGTGGCGCGAAAAATTGGGACGATGGCCTTCGGCCTCTATGCGCATCGCTCTTACGCCCATCTGTCTGCGCCCGAACACTGGGAGTTCATTGCCTGGGATCAGACCTATGCCGACACGCCAGCGCAATCGTGGTTGCTCGGCATTGCCGGGGATCGCCCAGTGGTCTGCGAGCTGACTCATTCAAGTGAGCACCTGATCGCCGTGCGGGCTGGCGTGGGCGTTGCCGGTTTACCCTGCTTTATCGGGGAGCGGGACCGTGATCTCGTCCGGATCGGCGAGCACATACCATCTTTTGCGCGCGACATCTGGCTCATGGTTCATCGCGATTTGCGCAACGCACCGACGATACGCGCTGCTATGGACTTTGTTGCAGCCACCATTTCCGAGGATCAATATCTGTCCCTCCGACGACAGTCTTCCGAGCAGATCCTCTGA
- a CDS encoding extracellular solute-binding protein, with amino-acid sequence MSIYRTKCLSRDIQDRAVQKMACDRQGPKDRALLSSTDLGRGLRKLAVAALLVAAGFATVPAGHAEAATVKVAFSLNWTFADPKLAQKWFGNVKSQFEAAHPGDTMELIPVPGTYDDYITKLSLLYNSPDTKPDIVQYFDINVGQFAGSDLLSPLDDKVAGASWWQDTPDAVKESGKYDGKVYSVAQGINTYGILFDRTLTEKAGLAKDWKPQSWNDILDAARAIKKTSPEASPLYVITGTAQGTFGVVAGPGLLLSASSNPTIFDTATGKWVVDSSGIREVLNFYKTAAADGLLAPTSQIMDPNGATHPAESLHKHEFGITFAGNWIPVFWGKDICAPCWDDEEKTIGFAQVPTAKGQAPGFGASFNGVVLSMSKDPSNADLAWSAIDIMQQKQNLTDIAAWVPVVPATASLKADSRYLSLSRPPFQEAFANLSSTSRSMPSQPEFPIWGNAFQQATQAMVLKPETTIDEGIQILKSYMATQVGEDNLETLP; translated from the coding sequence ATGTCGATCTACAGAACGAAGTGCCTGTCCCGCGATATTCAAGACCGTGCTGTCCAAAAAATGGCCTGTGATAGGCAAGGGCCGAAAGACCGCGCGTTGCTCTCTTCCACCGACCTTGGCAGGGGCTTGCGAAAGCTTGCGGTTGCTGCGCTTCTCGTCGCGGCAGGATTTGCAACTGTCCCGGCGGGTCATGCGGAGGCGGCAACGGTCAAGGTGGCGTTCAGCCTGAATTGGACATTCGCCGATCCGAAACTTGCCCAGAAGTGGTTCGGCAACGTCAAATCGCAATTCGAGGCTGCTCATCCGGGCGATACGATGGAACTGATACCGGTGCCCGGCACCTATGACGACTACATCACCAAGCTCAGCCTTCTCTACAATTCGCCAGACACCAAACCGGACATCGTGCAATATTTCGACATCAATGTCGGTCAGTTTGCCGGGAGCGATCTGCTCTCGCCCCTCGATGATAAAGTCGCCGGTGCATCCTGGTGGCAGGACACGCCGGATGCGGTCAAGGAATCTGGAAAATACGATGGCAAGGTCTATTCCGTGGCGCAGGGGATCAATACCTATGGAATCCTTTTCGACCGGACACTGACGGAGAAGGCCGGACTTGCGAAAGACTGGAAGCCGCAAAGCTGGAACGACATTCTTGATGCCGCCCGCGCAATCAAAAAGACGTCGCCGGAGGCCTCGCCGCTCTATGTCATCACCGGGACGGCACAAGGCACGTTCGGTGTGGTGGCCGGCCCAGGCCTTCTGCTCTCCGCCTCGAGCAATCCGACCATCTTTGATACGGCGACCGGCAAATGGGTCGTTGACAGCAGCGGCATTCGGGAAGTCTTGAATTTCTACAAGACGGCGGCTGCAGACGGACTGCTGGCTCCGACATCGCAAATCATGGACCCGAATGGCGCGACGCATCCCGCCGAGTCCCTCCATAAGCATGAGTTCGGCATTACCTTTGCCGGCAATTGGATCCCGGTCTTCTGGGGCAAGGATATCTGCGCGCCCTGCTGGGACGACGAAGAAAAGACGATAGGCTTTGCCCAGGTCCCGACGGCGAAGGGCCAGGCCCCTGGATTCGGCGCGAGCTTCAACGGCGTCGTGCTGTCGATGTCCAAGGACCCGTCAAATGCCGATCTTGCCTGGTCGGCAATCGACATCATGCAACAAAAGCAAAACCTCACAGATATTGCCGCGTGGGTCCCGGTCGTTCCAGCCACCGCGTCCTTGAAGGCCGACTCCCGATATCTGTCGCTGAGCCGCCCGCCTTTCCAGGAGGCTTTTGCCAATCTGAGTTCGACCTCCAGAAGCATGCCCTCGCAACCAGAGTTTCCGATCTGGGGCAATGCATTCCAGCAGGCCACCCAAGCGATGGTGCTGAAGCCGGAGACAACGATCGATGAGGGCATCCAGATCCTGAAGTCGTACATGGCAACCCAGGTCGGCGAAGACAATCTGGAGACCTTGCCGTGA
- a CDS encoding ABC transporter ATP-binding protein — translation MTAVSLRDVWKQFGTYTAIEDLNLDIKDGEFMVFVGPSGCGKTTTLRMLAGLETPTYGRILLGEEDVTLTPPGRRNVSMVFQSYALYPHMTVRQNLSFGPEIRGEAKAEIAGGIDRVARLVGLQSLLNRYPSELSGGQRQRVALARSMIRHPRIFLLDEPLSNLDASLRTHMRTEIAELQRQLGVTAVYVTHDQVEAMTMGHRIAVFDQGRILQVATPSELYRAPANKVVGMFIGSPRMNILPASLERAGDMVKVRCFNLSFVVEGRHFVKDHLPENVELGIRPDEIQWVKDAPSRCTETITGIVTSLETTGSDTFVLVDVEGSEINAKFPSFAPVRRGDAVDLVFDPLNLHFFDGETGASLKGNAANQN, via the coding sequence ATGACTGCCGTAAGCCTGAGAGACGTGTGGAAGCAATTTGGCACTTACACGGCAATCGAGGATCTCAACCTGGATATCAAGGACGGAGAATTCATGGTCTTCGTCGGGCCGTCCGGTTGCGGAAAGACAACAACCCTGAGAATGCTCGCCGGCCTTGAGACTCCGACCTACGGTCGGATCCTTCTGGGTGAGGAGGACGTCACGCTGACCCCACCGGGACGGCGAAACGTGTCCATGGTCTTTCAAAGCTACGCGCTTTATCCGCATATGACGGTGCGGCAGAATTTGTCCTTCGGTCCGGAGATCCGGGGCGAGGCGAAAGCCGAGATCGCCGGCGGAATTGACCGCGTGGCGAGGCTCGTCGGTCTGCAATCGCTCTTGAACCGTTATCCAAGCGAGCTTTCCGGCGGCCAACGCCAGCGCGTCGCTCTGGCGCGCTCGATGATCCGTCATCCGCGCATTTTTCTTCTCGACGAGCCGCTGTCGAATTTGGACGCCAGTCTGCGAACGCATATGCGTACGGAAATCGCAGAACTGCAGCGTCAACTGGGGGTTACGGCGGTCTACGTCACTCACGACCAAGTCGAAGCAATGACGATGGGTCACCGCATAGCCGTGTTTGACCAGGGCCGCATTCTTCAAGTTGCAACGCCTTCCGAACTTTATCGGGCGCCGGCAAACAAAGTCGTCGGAATGTTCATCGGCTCCCCGCGCATGAATATTTTGCCGGCCAGCTTGGAGCGGGCCGGCGACATGGTCAAGGTTCGCTGCTTCAACCTATCCTTCGTTGTCGAAGGCCGCCATTTTGTCAAAGACCACCTCCCGGAGAATGTCGAACTCGGGATCCGGCCGGACGAAATTCAGTGGGTGAAGGACGCACCTTCAAGGTGCACCGAGACAATCACCGGCATCGTGACGTCTCTCGAAACTACCGGATCGGACACGTTCGTTCTGGTCGATGTCGAAGGCAGCGAAATTAATGCGAAATTCCCAAGCTTTGCGCCGGTAAGGCGCGGAGACGCCGTCGATTTGGTCTTCGATCCGCTCAACCTCCATTTCTTCGATGGGGAAACGGGAGCGAGCTTAAAGGGCAACGCGGCCAACCAAAACTAA
- a CDS encoding ABC transporter ATP-binding protein: protein MASIELKNVVKSFGSFFGVQDVTLDIADEEFLVLLGPSGCGKTTTMRMIAGLEHPTGGEISIGGNVVNEVDARDRDVAMVFQGYALYPNMSIYENIRFPLRMRRIPKDKHDSLVRRAADMVELGPFLERKPGALSGGQRQRAALARAIVRQPQVFLMDEPLSNLDAKLRASMRVQIKHMQRDLKVTTVYVTHDQIEAMTLADRIVIMNKGIIQQIGTPDEIYSNPANTFVAGFIGSPPMNLVLGSAHNGIFSAPGVKVACPAKLSGQVTLGFRPEDCLIGGENLQGTVYGVEPTGDITYLSVRTPEKTFEIKTGRDFRAKIDSTVSIGFDASRLYYFDGDGNRIGVQ from the coding sequence ATGGCTTCTATTGAACTTAAGAACGTCGTGAAGAGCTTTGGCTCCTTCTTTGGCGTTCAAGATGTCACTCTCGATATCGCCGATGAGGAGTTTCTGGTCCTCTTGGGGCCGTCGGGCTGCGGAAAGACCACGACCATGCGCATGATTGCTGGTCTGGAGCATCCCACCGGGGGCGAGATAAGCATCGGGGGCAACGTTGTGAACGAGGTGGATGCCCGCGATCGAGATGTCGCGATGGTTTTCCAAGGCTATGCCCTGTACCCGAACATGTCTATCTACGAGAACATTCGGTTTCCCCTCAGAATGAGGCGCATTCCGAAGGACAAGCATGACAGCCTCGTTCGTCGCGCCGCGGATATGGTTGAACTTGGGCCGTTTCTCGAGCGCAAGCCCGGCGCGCTTTCCGGCGGCCAGAGACAGCGCGCTGCGCTCGCGCGCGCCATCGTTCGCCAGCCGCAAGTCTTTCTGATGGACGAGCCGCTGTCGAACCTCGATGCGAAGCTGCGTGCCAGCATGCGCGTCCAAATCAAGCATATGCAGCGCGACCTGAAGGTGACCACAGTTTACGTGACGCACGACCAGATCGAGGCAATGACACTGGCCGATCGGATCGTCATTATGAATAAAGGCATAATTCAGCAGATCGGCACCCCCGATGAGATCTATTCAAATCCGGCAAATACGTTTGTGGCAGGGTTCATCGGCTCGCCGCCGATGAATTTGGTGTTGGGCTCTGCGCACAATGGAATTTTCTCGGCTCCTGGCGTGAAGGTCGCCTGCCCTGCAAAGCTATCCGGTCAGGTTACCCTCGGCTTTCGGCCGGAGGATTGCCTGATCGGCGGCGAAAATCTCCAGGGCACCGTTTACGGCGTCGAGCCGACAGGTGACATCACCTACCTGTCCGTCCGCACCCCGGAGAAGACCTTTGAAATCAAAACCGGCCGGGATTTCCGGGCAAAAATTGATTCCACCGTATCCATCGGGTTTGACGCCAGCAGGCTCTACTATTTCGACGGCGACGGCAACAGGATCGGAGTTCAGTGA
- a CDS encoding carbohydrate ABC transporter permease: protein MTHSTQRLETEAAFAASTIRLPARPRPRSATARKVFPYLLVGPAVAYLLAITLYPGLFAMYQSLFVVKFVNWSWIGLGNYTRIIQDREFWAALGNTAVIGGISLILQSVIAMAVAFFCYRDPFVRGWRIIFLMPMLFMPSAVAFIWKLAFNDGRVISDLLMSIGIVSNNVDWLASIWLARLTLIVADVWQWTPFLFIIFVGALQGQDEEIEEAARLDGASWSSIFWNISLPMMRPIIVVAVTLRGIDITTMFTNVYIMTQGTPGGATETMSYFIYRQGFRMFNFGYASAASVLMLIFTIVIAQTVVKRAFKSGKS from the coding sequence ATGACACATTCAACTCAAAGACTTGAAACGGAGGCGGCGTTCGCCGCCTCCACCATAAGGTTACCCGCTCGACCCCGTCCCCGTTCGGCTACGGCGAGGAAGGTCTTCCCGTATCTCCTAGTTGGACCGGCGGTAGCCTACCTACTCGCGATCACCCTGTATCCAGGTCTGTTCGCGATGTATCAAAGCCTCTTTGTCGTCAAGTTCGTCAACTGGTCTTGGATCGGGCTCGGCAACTACACGCGGATCATCCAGGATCGTGAATTCTGGGCTGCATTGGGAAATACCGCTGTCATCGGCGGCATATCCTTGATCCTGCAATCGGTGATCGCGATGGCTGTGGCCTTCTTCTGTTACCGAGATCCATTTGTCCGCGGTTGGCGCATCATTTTCCTGATGCCGATGCTGTTCATGCCGTCGGCGGTGGCATTCATCTGGAAGCTTGCATTCAATGATGGCCGGGTGATTTCCGATCTCCTCATGTCGATTGGAATCGTCTCCAACAATGTCGACTGGCTTGCCTCTATTTGGCTGGCAAGGCTGACCCTGATTGTCGCGGACGTGTGGCAGTGGACACCGTTTCTCTTCATCATCTTCGTCGGAGCCCTTCAGGGGCAGGACGAGGAAATCGAGGAAGCGGCTCGATTGGACGGGGCAAGCTGGAGCAGCATTTTCTGGAACATCTCACTGCCGATGATGAGACCTATCATCGTGGTTGCCGTAACGCTGCGCGGCATCGACATCACAACGATGTTCACGAATGTCTACATCATGACCCAGGGCACACCGGGCGGGGCAACGGAGACGATGAGCTACTTCATCTATCGTCAAGGCTTCAGGATGTTCAATTTCGGATACGCCTCCGCGGCATCGGTGCTGATGCTGATCTTTACGATCGTCATCGCTCAAACTGTCGTCAAGCGCGCATTCAAATCTGGGAAATCATGA